One genomic region from Arthrobacter sp. FB24 encodes:
- a CDS encoding redox-sensing transcriptional repressor Rex, with the protein MTSLDSSPEAVHGDSGTAAKQIPPAAVARLTIYLRALTTMLTEGVERVSSESLAEASGVSSSTLRKDLSHVGSYGTRGVGYEVQYLSRNISAALGLTRDWKVAIVGAGNLGKALARYGGFESRGFDVVAIFDADQMVVGNEVGWLRVSDVADLETVLQRTGANMVVLALPAAVAQGVCDRVIAAGVRSILSFAPVMLQVPPGVNLRKVDMATELQILAYHAQRIQAPEDAE; encoded by the coding sequence GTGACTTCGCTGGATTCATCCCCCGAGGCTGTTCACGGGGACAGCGGAACTGCGGCCAAGCAGATTCCGCCCGCGGCCGTGGCACGGCTGACCATCTACTTGCGCGCCCTCACCACCATGCTGACCGAAGGCGTCGAACGCGTCTCCTCAGAGTCCCTGGCCGAAGCTTCCGGTGTCAGCTCGTCCACCCTCCGGAAAGACCTCTCGCACGTTGGGTCCTACGGCACCCGCGGCGTTGGCTATGAAGTGCAGTACCTCAGCCGCAACATCTCCGCCGCGCTCGGGCTTACCCGCGACTGGAAAGTGGCAATCGTGGGCGCCGGCAACCTCGGCAAGGCCCTCGCGCGGTACGGCGGCTTCGAATCGCGGGGATTCGACGTCGTGGCCATTTTCGATGCAGACCAGATGGTGGTGGGCAACGAGGTGGGCTGGCTGCGGGTCAGCGACGTCGCGGACCTCGAAACGGTCCTCCAGCGGACCGGCGCCAACATGGTGGTGCTGGCACTGCCTGCCGCCGTGGCGCAGGGCGTGTGCGACCGCGTCATCGCCGCAGGAGTGCGGAGCATCCTCAGCTTTGCGCCGGTCATGCTCCAGGTCCCGCCGGGCGTGAACCTGCGCAAGGTGGACATGGCCACCGAGCTGCAGATCCTGGCCTATCACGCCCAGCGGATCCAGGCCCCGGAAGACGCGGAGTAG
- a CDS encoding glutaredoxin family protein, whose translation MAKPDVVLITKADCHLCEEARDAVERVTASLGLEWTEQLVDNQPELRERYAEEIPVVLVDGIQRDFWKIDETRLERILRQAAAK comes from the coding sequence ATGGCAAAACCCGACGTCGTCCTCATCACCAAAGCTGACTGCCACCTGTGCGAGGAGGCCCGCGACGCCGTCGAACGGGTCACTGCCTCCCTGGGACTTGAGTGGACGGAACAACTGGTGGACAACCAGCCCGAGCTGCGCGAGCGTTACGCCGAAGAGATCCCCGTGGTCCTGGTGGACGGCATCCAGCGTGACTTCTGGAAGATCGACGAAACCCGCCTTGAGCGGATCCTTCGTCAGGCTGCCGCCAAATAG
- a CDS encoding HAD family hydrolase, producing the protein MPEEKYVAVVRQPAGALQHGEAAFFDVDNTLMKGASLFHVARKMHQRGAFTLPQAAGMAWKQFKFVLRGENMDDVHAVRDSALTLAAGITVEDIKALGEEVFDEMIESRIWPGAKALAQQHLRVGRMVWLVTATPIEVATVISTRLGLTGALGTVGEIENGAYTGRLVGDILHGQAKAVAVQGIADAEGLDLKRCWAYSDSHNDIPLLSMVGHPVAINPDARLRRHARENNWPVYDFRSGRRAATLGLKAATVGGAVYGLWRGFTRFRGPTV; encoded by the coding sequence ATGCCCGAGGAGAAGTACGTCGCCGTAGTCCGGCAGCCGGCCGGTGCGTTGCAGCACGGCGAGGCCGCCTTCTTCGACGTTGACAACACCCTCATGAAGGGCGCCAGCCTTTTCCACGTGGCCCGGAAAATGCACCAGCGCGGCGCGTTCACCCTGCCGCAGGCGGCCGGGATGGCCTGGAAGCAGTTCAAGTTCGTCCTCCGCGGCGAGAACATGGATGACGTCCACGCGGTCCGGGACTCGGCCTTGACGCTGGCCGCCGGAATCACGGTGGAGGACATCAAGGCCCTCGGCGAAGAAGTCTTCGACGAAATGATCGAGTCCAGGATCTGGCCCGGCGCCAAGGCACTGGCCCAGCAGCACCTCCGCGTGGGACGCATGGTGTGGTTAGTGACCGCTACTCCCATCGAAGTGGCCACGGTGATCTCCACCCGGCTGGGCCTGACCGGCGCACTGGGAACAGTGGGCGAGATCGAGAACGGTGCTTACACCGGCCGGCTGGTGGGCGACATCCTGCACGGCCAGGCCAAGGCGGTGGCTGTCCAGGGCATCGCGGATGCCGAGGGACTGGACCTCAAACGGTGCTGGGCCTACAGCGATTCCCACAATGACATTCCGCTGCTGAGCATGGTGGGTCATCCCGTGGCCATCAATCCCGACGCGCGGCTACGCCGCCACGCCCGCGAAAACAACTGGCCGGTGTACGACTTCCGCTCGGGGCGCCGTGCCGCCACGCTCGGACTGAAGGCGGCCACGGTTGGCGGGGCCGTGTACGGCCTCTGGAGGGGCTTCACGCGGTTCCGCGGCCCCACGGTCTAA
- a CDS encoding 30S ribosomal protein bS22 yields the protein MGSVIKKRRKRMAKKKHRKLLRKTRHQRRNKK from the coding sequence GTGGGTTCAGTTATTAAGAAGCGTCGCAAGCGTATGGCCAAGAAGAAGCACCGCAAGTTGCTTCGTAAGACCCGCCACCAGCGCCGTAACAAGAAGTAG
- a CDS encoding helix-turn-helix domain-containing protein, producing MSAESNFSNAQFLTVAEVAELMRVSKMTVYRLVHSGEMPAVRFGRSFRVPESAVEQYVKGAVVEGQSDTA from the coding sequence ATGTCCGCAGAGTCGAACTTCTCGAACGCTCAGTTCTTGACTGTGGCCGAAGTGGCCGAGCTCATGCGCGTTTCCAAAATGACCGTGTACCGCCTTGTCCATTCCGGAGAGATGCCGGCCGTCCGCTTCGGCCGGTCCTTCCGGGTACCGGAGTCCGCCGTCGAACAGTACGTCAAAGGTGCTGTCGTGGAAGGCCAGTCGGACACCGCCTGA
- a CDS encoding 3-deoxy-7-phosphoheptulonate synthase: MSTAAATETQPSTSPEANGSPEGPETAQKSTSNLRVSEFQALPSPQDMIAALPLDARVADVVERGRDEVRAIMDGVDDRLLVIVGPCSIHDPKAGLEYARRLVSQAEKHKEDLLIVMRTYFEKPRTTVGWKGLINDPHLDGSHDIATGLRAARQFLKQVTSLGLPTATEFLEPISPQYMADLVSWGAIGARTTESQIHRQLASGLSMPIGFKNGTDGDLQVAVDACSAAAASQAFLGIDGDGRAALVATAGNPDTHVILRGGRKGPNYSAADVEAASAKLAGKQLNPRLIVDASHANSGKSHHRQAEVALEIGAQLEDGGAAAAAIAGVMLESFLVGGAQNLDVAEHAAGTGELVYGQSVTDACMEWDVTASVLGQLAASARKRRGALEG, encoded by the coding sequence ATGAGCACCGCAGCAGCCACCGAGACACAGCCTTCCACTTCCCCGGAAGCCAACGGTTCCCCGGAAGGCCCCGAGACCGCGCAGAAATCCACCTCGAACCTGCGCGTCAGCGAATTCCAGGCCCTGCCGTCCCCCCAGGACATGATCGCTGCACTGCCGCTGGACGCCCGGGTGGCAGACGTCGTCGAACGCGGCAGGGACGAAGTCCGGGCCATCATGGACGGCGTGGACGACCGCCTGCTGGTGATCGTGGGACCCTGCTCCATCCACGACCCCAAAGCCGGCTTGGAGTACGCCCGCCGGCTGGTGAGCCAGGCGGAGAAGCACAAGGAAGACCTGCTGATCGTCATGCGGACTTACTTCGAGAAGCCGCGCACCACGGTGGGCTGGAAGGGCCTCATCAACGATCCCCACCTGGATGGCAGCCATGACATCGCCACCGGACTGCGGGCAGCACGCCAGTTCCTGAAGCAAGTCACGTCGCTGGGCCTCCCCACCGCAACGGAGTTCCTGGAACCCATCAGCCCGCAGTACATGGCCGACCTCGTCTCCTGGGGCGCCATCGGTGCCCGCACCACCGAAAGCCAGATCCACCGCCAGCTGGCCTCCGGGCTGTCCATGCCCATCGGATTCAAGAACGGGACCGACGGCGACCTCCAGGTTGCGGTCGATGCCTGCAGCGCCGCCGCGGCATCTCAGGCCTTCCTGGGGATCGACGGCGACGGCCGGGCCGCACTCGTGGCCACCGCCGGCAACCCGGACACGCACGTGATCCTCCGCGGCGGACGCAAGGGCCCCAACTACTCCGCGGCGGATGTCGAAGCGGCCTCGGCGAAACTGGCCGGCAAGCAGCTCAACCCCCGGCTGATCGTGGACGCCAGCCACGCCAACAGCGGCAAGAGCCACCACCGCCAGGCCGAAGTGGCGCTCGAAATCGGCGCGCAGCTGGAAGACGGCGGGGCAGCGGCTGCGGCGATTGCCGGCGTCATGCTGGAGAGCTTCCTGGTGGGCGGGGCGCAGAACCTCGATGTGGCCGAGCACGCGGCCGGCACCGGCGAACTGGTCTACGGCCAGAGCGTGACGGATGCCTGCATGGAATGGGACGTCACGGCGTCGGTGCTCGGCCAGCTGGCAGCATCCGCCCGCAAGCGGCGGGGCGCCCTGGAGGGCTGA
- a CDS encoding acetylxylan esterase yields the protein MPLFDLPLEQLRNYTSGVTAPADLDAFWDRTISEAREYPLDAVFEPVDNYLTVIDTFDVTFAGFGGSPVKGWLHLPSNRPADEPLPVVVQYVGYSGGRGLSNQDTKWAQAGYAHFIMDNRGQGYGGLLGHTADPHPSAGDVAHAGLMTRGVGSREDYYYRRVYVDAFRAVEAAQAHPAVDASRVVVAGVSQGGGISVAVAGLAAGRLDGVIAALPDVPFLQDFPRAIDITPRGPYPEIAAFLARHRDRYESILAVLNYFDGVNLGRAATAPALFSAAQADDICPPSTVFASFNAYGTKPATADPASGRGAPAKDIEVYRFNNHEGGQEHQWNRQLEYLRKMLG from the coding sequence ATGCCCCTCTTCGACCTACCGCTTGAGCAGCTCCGAAACTACACGTCCGGCGTCACCGCACCCGCGGATCTTGACGCCTTCTGGGACCGCACCATCAGCGAAGCCCGGGAGTACCCGCTGGACGCAGTCTTCGAACCCGTGGACAACTACCTGACAGTGATCGACACCTTCGACGTCACGTTCGCCGGCTTCGGCGGTTCCCCGGTGAAGGGCTGGCTGCACCTGCCGTCGAACCGGCCCGCGGACGAGCCGCTTCCCGTCGTCGTGCAGTACGTGGGGTATTCGGGCGGCCGCGGGCTGTCGAACCAGGACACCAAGTGGGCGCAGGCCGGCTATGCGCACTTCATCATGGATAACCGTGGGCAGGGTTACGGCGGGCTCCTGGGCCACACGGCGGACCCGCACCCTTCCGCGGGCGATGTGGCGCACGCTGGACTGATGACCCGCGGTGTCGGAAGCCGCGAGGACTACTACTATCGCCGGGTCTACGTGGACGCCTTCCGCGCGGTGGAAGCGGCGCAGGCCCATCCCGCCGTCGATGCCTCAAGGGTTGTAGTGGCGGGCGTCAGCCAGGGCGGCGGTATCAGCGTTGCCGTGGCCGGTCTGGCGGCCGGAAGGCTCGACGGCGTGATCGCCGCGCTGCCGGATGTGCCGTTCCTGCAGGACTTTCCCCGCGCCATCGACATCACGCCGCGTGGACCCTATCCCGAGATCGCCGCATTCCTTGCCCGCCACCGCGACCGCTACGAGTCGATCCTGGCGGTACTCAACTACTTCGACGGCGTCAACCTGGGACGGGCGGCAACGGCCCCGGCGCTGTTCTCAGCCGCGCAGGCGGACGACATCTGCCCGCCGTCGACGGTCTTTGCCAGCTTCAATGCCTACGGAACGAAACCGGCAACGGCCGACCCGGCCAGCGGCCGAGGCGCTCCGGCGAAGGACATCGAGGTGTACCGCTTCAACAACCATGAGGGCGGCCAAGAACACCAGTGGAACCGCCAGTTGGAGTACCTGCGCAAGATGCTCGGCTGA
- a CDS encoding rhamnulokinase: protein MPPAPDGASADTVPANAGAVAAGSVFAAVDIGASSGRVILGRVSGVAGSESATLETVHRFPNGVVESDDGLRWDFDALFAEVLTGLAAAARVAGERGEAISSIGIDTWAVDYGLVNAAGELIAQPFSYRDDRSRAAVARVHRKLDPARLYATTGLQFLQFNTLYQLASEPDLDGLQALLIPDLIAFLLTGQRRTEATNASTTGLFDAVAGEWATEFLTALGLPKNLFPPLIQPGETVGTLLPGLAARTGLHQATKVVAVGSHDTASAVAAVPAEHGNFAYISSGTWSLVGVELRKPVLTEASRQANFTNERGVDGTVRYLRNVGGLWLLSECQRTWAQQGYTATLDDLLAGAAALPFGGPQINADDPYFIAPDNMPERIQAAVRNTGDVLTGNPAAITRCILDSLAAGYARTIADAERLADVPVDVVHIVGGGSQNRLLCQLTADATGKRVIAGPVEATALGNVLIQARAAGVVSGGLADLRALVRGSQPLENYQAALV from the coding sequence ATGCCCCCAGCACCGGACGGTGCATCAGCGGACACTGTCCCGGCCAACGCCGGGGCAGTGGCCGCCGGCAGTGTTTTCGCGGCCGTCGACATTGGCGCCTCTTCCGGACGGGTCATCCTCGGCCGTGTCTCCGGCGTCGCCGGTTCGGAAAGTGCCACGCTGGAGACGGTCCACCGCTTCCCGAACGGTGTGGTGGAGTCCGACGACGGTCTACGCTGGGATTTCGACGCCCTCTTCGCCGAGGTACTCACCGGCCTCGCTGCCGCGGCCCGCGTCGCCGGGGAGCGGGGCGAGGCCATCAGCAGCATCGGGATCGACACCTGGGCGGTGGACTACGGCCTGGTGAACGCTGCCGGGGAGCTCATTGCGCAGCCCTTCAGCTACCGCGATGACCGCAGCCGCGCCGCCGTCGCCCGGGTCCACCGGAAACTGGACCCGGCCCGGCTCTACGCCACCACCGGGCTGCAGTTCCTGCAGTTCAACACCCTCTACCAGCTGGCCAGCGAACCGGACCTGGACGGTCTGCAGGCGCTGCTCATCCCGGACCTGATCGCGTTCCTGCTCACGGGTCAGCGCCGCACCGAGGCCACCAACGCTTCCACTACGGGGCTCTTTGATGCCGTCGCGGGGGAGTGGGCCACCGAATTCCTTACGGCCCTCGGGCTCCCGAAGAACCTGTTCCCGCCGCTAATCCAGCCCGGCGAAACCGTCGGTACCCTGCTGCCCGGCCTCGCCGCCCGCACCGGGCTGCACCAGGCCACGAAGGTGGTGGCCGTCGGCTCGCACGACACCGCCTCCGCCGTCGCCGCCGTGCCCGCCGAACACGGGAACTTCGCCTACATCTCTTCAGGGACCTGGTCTCTGGTGGGCGTCGAACTCCGGAAGCCGGTGCTCACCGAGGCGAGCCGGCAGGCCAACTTCACCAACGAACGCGGCGTGGACGGCACCGTCCGCTACCTCCGCAACGTCGGCGGGCTCTGGCTGCTCAGCGAATGCCAGCGCACCTGGGCGCAGCAGGGATATACGGCGACGCTGGACGACCTGCTGGCCGGCGCCGCCGCGCTGCCTTTCGGCGGACCCCAGATCAACGCCGACGATCCCTACTTCATCGCCCCGGACAACATGCCCGAACGCATCCAGGCCGCCGTCCGCAACACCGGCGACGTCCTCACCGGCAACCCCGCGGCGATCACCCGCTGCATTCTGGACAGCCTCGCGGCCGGCTACGCCCGGACCATCGCCGACGCCGAACGCCTGGCGGACGTGCCCGTCGACGTGGTCCACATCGTAGGCGGCGGCTCGCAAAACCGGCTCCTCTGCCAGCTCACCGCCGACGCCACCGGCAAGCGCGTCATCGCGGGACCGGTCGAGGCCACCGCCTTGGGCAACGTCCTGATCCAGGCACGGGCGGCCGGTGTGGTGTCCGGAGGCCTGGCTGACCTGAGGGCACTGGTGCGCGGCTCGCAGCCATTGGAAAACTACCAGGCGGCGCTGGTCTGA
- a CDS encoding bifunctional rhamnulose-1-phosphate aldolase/short-chain dehydrogenase → MSSTNKTVEDLIARSNRLGADKRNTNFAGGNTSAKGAEKDPVTGEDVQLLWVKGSGGDLGTLKPENLAVLRLDRLNALKNVYPGVDREDEMVAAFDYCLHGKGGAAPSIDTAMHGLVDAAHVDHLHPDSGIAIATAVDGESLTTKIFGDKVVWVPWRRPGFQLGMDIAAIKEANPHAVGTILGGHGITAWGATSEEAEANSLWIIDQAEKFIAENGRPEPFGPKLPGYGALPEAERRAKAAALAPVIRGLASTDKPQLGHFSDDAVVLDFLEAAEHPRLGALGTSCPDHFLRTKVKPLILDLPADASVEDSITRLQELHADYREDYQAYYDRHAVPESPALRGADPAIVLVPGVGMFSFGANKQTARVAGEFYLNAINVMRGAEAISTYAPIGESEKFRIEYWSLEEAKLARLPKPKSHATRIALVTGAASGIGKAIATRLAAEGACVVIADLNLENARAVAAELGGPDVAIGVQADVTDEAQIAAAIQEAVLAFGGVDLVVNNAGLSISKPLLETTEKDWDLQHNVMAKGSFLVSKAAAKVMIGQDMGGDIIYISSKNSVFAGPNNIAYSATKADQAHQVRLLAAELGEYGIRVNGINPDGVVRGSGIFAGGWGAKRAAVYGVDEQELGKYYAQRTLLKREVLPENVANAAAVLTSAELSHTTGLHIPVDAGVAAAFLR, encoded by the coding sequence ATGAGCAGCACGAACAAGACTGTTGAAGACCTGATTGCCCGGTCCAACCGCCTGGGGGCGGACAAGCGGAACACCAACTTCGCCGGCGGCAACACCTCGGCGAAGGGCGCCGAGAAGGATCCGGTCACCGGCGAGGACGTCCAGCTCCTCTGGGTGAAGGGTTCCGGCGGGGACCTGGGAACGCTGAAGCCGGAAAACCTTGCCGTGCTCCGCCTGGACCGGCTGAACGCACTGAAGAACGTCTACCCCGGGGTGGACCGCGAAGATGAAATGGTGGCTGCTTTTGACTACTGCCTGCACGGCAAGGGCGGCGCTGCACCGTCGATCGATACCGCCATGCACGGGCTCGTGGACGCCGCGCACGTGGACCACCTGCACCCGGATTCCGGCATCGCGATTGCCACGGCCGTGGACGGGGAGTCGCTGACCACCAAGATCTTCGGTGACAAGGTGGTGTGGGTTCCCTGGCGCCGCCCCGGGTTCCAGCTGGGCATGGACATCGCCGCGATCAAGGAAGCCAACCCGCATGCCGTGGGCACCATCCTGGGCGGCCACGGCATCACCGCCTGGGGCGCCACCAGCGAAGAAGCCGAAGCCAACTCGCTGTGGATCATCGACCAAGCTGAGAAATTCATCGCGGAAAACGGACGCCCCGAACCCTTCGGTCCGAAGCTGCCCGGCTACGGGGCCCTGCCGGAGGCAGAGCGCCGCGCCAAGGCTGCCGCGCTGGCGCCGGTGATCCGCGGGCTGGCGTCCACGGACAAACCGCAGCTGGGGCACTTCAGCGATGACGCCGTCGTCCTTGACTTCCTGGAAGCCGCCGAACACCCGCGCCTGGGCGCGCTGGGCACGTCCTGCCCGGACCACTTCCTGCGCACCAAGGTCAAGCCGCTGATCCTGGACCTGCCCGCGGATGCGTCCGTTGAGGATTCGATCACCCGGCTGCAGGAACTCCACGCCGACTACCGCGAGGACTACCAGGCCTACTACGACCGTCACGCGGTTCCGGAGTCCCCGGCGCTGCGCGGCGCGGACCCGGCGATCGTGCTGGTGCCGGGTGTGGGCATGTTCTCCTTCGGCGCGAACAAGCAGACGGCACGCGTGGCCGGTGAGTTCTATCTCAACGCCATCAACGTGATGCGCGGCGCCGAGGCGATCTCCACCTACGCCCCGATCGGGGAATCCGAGAAGTTCCGGATCGAGTACTGGTCCCTCGAGGAAGCCAAGCTCGCCCGCCTGCCCAAGCCCAAATCCCACGCCACCCGCATCGCGCTGGTCACGGGCGCAGCCTCGGGGATCGGCAAGGCCATCGCCACCCGCCTCGCCGCGGAAGGCGCCTGCGTAGTCATCGCCGACCTGAACCTGGAGAACGCCCGGGCCGTCGCCGCGGAACTCGGCGGCCCGGACGTGGCCATCGGCGTGCAGGCGGATGTCACGGACGAAGCCCAGATCGCCGCCGCCATCCAGGAAGCGGTGCTGGCGTTCGGCGGCGTGGACCTGGTGGTCAACAACGCCGGGCTCTCCATCTCCAAGCCGCTGCTGGAAACCACCGAAAAGGACTGGGACCTCCAGCACAACGTCATGGCCAAGGGCTCCTTCCTGGTGTCCAAAGCTGCGGCGAAGGTCATGATCGGCCAGGACATGGGCGGGGACATCATCTACATCTCCTCGAAGAACTCCGTCTTCGCCGGCCCGAACAACATCGCGTACTCCGCCACCAAGGCCGACCAGGCCCACCAGGTCCGGCTCCTTGCGGCGGAATTGGGCGAATACGGTATCCGCGTCAACGGCATCAACCCCGACGGCGTGGTCCGCGGCTCCGGGATCTTCGCCGGCGGCTGGGGCGCCAAGCGCGCCGCTGTCTACGGGGTGGACGAGCAGGAACTGGGCAAGTACTACGCCCAGCGCACCCTGCTCAAGCGCGAAGTCCTGCCGGAGAACGTGGCCAACGCCGCCGCCGTGCTCACCAGCGCCGAACTCTCCCACACCACCGGCCTCCACATCCCCGTGGACGCCGGCGTGGCCGCCGCCTTCCTGCGGTGA
- the rhaI gene encoding L-rhamnose isomerase, with protein sequence MNDVATALGRLEELAIEVPSWAYGNSGTRFKVFGTPGTPRTVQEKIADAAKVHELTGLAPTVALHIPWDKVDDYAALREYAAGLGVGLGTINSNTFQDDEYKFGSLTSSSESVRRRAIDHHLECIDIMHATGSRDLKIWLADGTNYPGQDDMRGRQDRLAESLREIYAGLGDAQRLVLEYKFFEPAFYHTDVPDWGTSYAQTLALGEKAYVCLDTGHHAPGTNIEFIVMQLLRLGKLGSFDFNSRFYADDDLIVGAADPFQLFRIMYEVIRGGGFGKDSGVALMLDQCHNLEEKIPGQIRSVLNVQEMTARALLVDTAALGEAQRAGDVLAANAVFNDAFYTDVRPALAAWRESRGLPADPMAAFKASGYQKQINEDRVGGHQAGWGA encoded by the coding sequence ATGAATGACGTAGCAACGGCGCTGGGCAGGCTCGAGGAGCTTGCCATCGAGGTCCCTTCGTGGGCCTATGGAAATTCGGGTACGCGCTTCAAGGTGTTCGGCACGCCGGGCACTCCCCGGACCGTGCAGGAGAAGATCGCGGACGCCGCCAAAGTCCACGAACTGACGGGCCTGGCGCCCACCGTTGCGCTGCATATTCCGTGGGACAAGGTGGATGACTACGCCGCACTGCGCGAGTATGCGGCGGGCCTGGGCGTGGGCCTGGGCACCATCAACTCGAACACCTTCCAGGATGACGAGTACAAGTTCGGTTCCCTGACGTCCTCGAGCGAATCGGTCCGTCGCCGTGCGATCGACCACCACCTCGAATGCATCGACATCATGCACGCCACCGGCTCGCGGGACCTGAAGATCTGGCTGGCGGACGGCACGAATTACCCGGGCCAGGACGACATGCGCGGCCGGCAGGACCGCCTGGCCGAGTCCCTGCGGGAGATCTACGCCGGCTTGGGCGATGCCCAGCGGCTGGTGCTGGAGTACAAGTTCTTCGAGCCGGCTTTTTACCACACCGACGTTCCGGACTGGGGCACGTCCTACGCCCAGACCCTGGCGCTGGGGGAGAAGGCGTACGTCTGCCTCGACACCGGCCACCACGCCCCGGGCACCAACATCGAGTTCATCGTGATGCAGCTGCTGCGCCTGGGCAAGCTGGGCTCCTTCGACTTCAACTCGCGCTTCTACGCGGATGATGACCTGATTGTGGGTGCGGCGGATCCGTTCCAGCTGTTCCGGATCATGTATGAGGTGATCCGCGGCGGCGGGTTCGGCAAGGACTCCGGTGTGGCGCTCATGCTGGACCAGTGCCACAACCTGGAGGAGAAGATTCCGGGCCAGATCCGCTCGGTGCTCAACGTCCAGGAAATGACGGCGCGTGCCCTGCTGGTGGACACCGCCGCCCTGGGCGAGGCCCAGCGCGCCGGTGACGTGCTGGCAGCCAACGCCGTCTTCAACGACGCCTTCTACACGGATGTCCGCCCGGCCCTGGCGGCATGGCGTGAATCCCGCGGCCTGCCCGCGGACCCGATGGCCGCCTTCAAGGCCAGCGGCTACCAGAAACAGATCAACGAGGACCGCGTGGGCGGTCACCAGGCCGGATGGGGCGCATAA
- a CDS encoding L-rhamnose mutarotase — translation MRVCFRSSVQPGLIDEYRRRHAAVWPEMLRALKDAGWHNYSLFLGADGLLVGYVECDDFDAVRARMALTEVNARWQAEMASLFDNPENPDRAPDEGFQVLEEVFNLDDQLAAAESTAS, via the coding sequence ATGAGGGTGTGTTTTCGCTCCTCAGTCCAGCCCGGACTGATCGATGAGTACAGGCGCCGGCACGCCGCCGTCTGGCCGGAGATGCTCCGTGCGCTGAAGGATGCAGGCTGGCACAACTACTCGCTCTTCCTGGGCGCGGACGGCCTGCTGGTGGGCTACGTGGAATGCGACGACTTCGACGCCGTCAGGGCGCGGATGGCGCTCACCGAAGTCAACGCCCGGTGGCAGGCGGAAATGGCTTCGCTTTTTGACAACCCGGAAAACCCGGACCGGGCACCCGATGAAGGGTTCCAGGTCCTCGAAGAAGTCTTCAATCTTGACGATCAGCTTGCGGCGGCGGAGTCCACCGCGAGCTGA
- a CDS encoding LacI family DNA-binding transcriptional regulator → MSRSASIKDVANHARVAVGTVSNVLNYPDRVSQRTKDRVLQAIDELGFVRNDAARQLRAGHSRTIGLIVLDVGNPFFTSVVRAAEDAAALQGSAVLLGDSGHDAGRESNYIDLFQEQRVQGLLISPVGDVTERLDQLRERGVPTVLVDRLADETKYSSVSVDDDAGGYLAARHLLDIGRRRLAFVGGPTSIRQVADRLQGAQRAVAEVPDASLEILDSAGQTVLAGRGVGDQLVRRSSGELPDGVFCANDLLALGVMQSLTMLHTLRIPEDIALIGYDDIDFAVSAVVPLSSIRQPTEALGRTAIELLAEEVDAMGPASVRPHHRAVIFTPELVVRQSTAGAATPA, encoded by the coding sequence ATGTCACGGTCAGCCAGCATCAAGGATGTTGCGAACCATGCCCGCGTAGCGGTGGGAACGGTGTCCAACGTCCTGAATTACCCGGACCGGGTTTCACAGCGGACCAAGGACCGCGTTCTGCAGGCGATCGACGAGCTTGGCTTCGTCCGCAACGACGCAGCCCGGCAGCTCCGGGCCGGACACAGCCGCACCATCGGCCTGATTGTGCTGGATGTGGGCAACCCCTTCTTCACCTCCGTGGTCCGGGCCGCCGAGGACGCCGCCGCCCTGCAGGGAAGCGCCGTCCTGCTCGGGGACAGCGGGCACGATGCCGGCCGGGAGTCGAACTACATCGACCTCTTCCAGGAGCAGAGGGTCCAGGGCCTGCTGATCTCGCCCGTGGGTGACGTCACTGAGCGCCTCGACCAGCTGCGTGAGCGCGGCGTCCCCACCGTTCTGGTGGACCGGCTGGCCGATGAGACGAAGTACAGCTCAGTTTCCGTTGACGACGACGCCGGCGGTTACCTCGCCGCACGGCACCTGCTGGACATCGGCCGCCGTCGGCTGGCTTTCGTGGGAGGCCCGACGTCGATACGCCAGGTGGCGGACCGCCTCCAGGGGGCGCAACGCGCCGTCGCTGAAGTTCCGGACGCTTCACTTGAAATTCTGGATTCGGCCGGACAGACCGTCCTGGCGGGCCGGGGCGTGGGCGACCAGCTGGTGCGCCGCAGCTCCGGCGAACTGCCGGACGGCGTGTTCTGCGCCAACGACCTGCTCGCCCTCGGCGTAATGCAGTCCCTCACCATGCTGCACACTCTGCGGATCCCGGAAGACATCGCCCTGATCGGCTATGACGACATCGACTTCGCCGTGTCAGCCGTGGTGCCGCTGTCCTCGATCCGCCAGCCAACGGAAGCGCTCGGCCGGACCGCCATCGAGCTGCTGGCCGAGGAAGTGGACGCCATGGGGCCCGCCTCGGTGCGGCCCCACCACCGCGCCGTGATCTTCACTCCCGAACTGGTGGTGCGGCAAAGCACCGCGGGCGCCGCCACCCCGGCCTAG